The DNA segment ggaaaaaataagaattactCATATTACTACTTTCATCAATGCACACTATACTGGCATATTTagacaataaattttagatttaattataaaaaaatcattatttgcaCATCTAACactataaaaacttttttgccaaaaatatttgctttaatactaattaaaattaaaatttaaaaatgaggGCATACTTCCATAAATTTCCCAGTGCTAatcataacatttttaataacagttGCAGCTATGTCTTGACTGTCATCGTCACTTATCACATGAAAAGCAATGTCTACAGAAGCAAATTTGAGCAAGGAGTTGATGAATATTTGGAACTTGCGTCTCATGGGTGAGTTTGAGGCAACTTTAGTAAAAATGCACCATACATTGTAATAACTTGTCTTATTTCGTGGCAAAGTGCTTGTTGAAGACAAGTAATTGTTGGAATAAGTGGTTGATACTGAGACAAGTGTGAAATTTGCCAGGTTTGCATTTCTTCTTTGGAAGTTGAACACGAACCAATGTTCACCATCAGATGTTTGATAGTAGTAAAAGGCTATTAAAAGTAATGCCAGGATTGTCAACCTTAGCAACACCTTGCGTAACATTTAACTggtatatcttttatttccttaatctaaaaa comes from the Monomorium pharaonis isolate MP-MQ-018 chromosome 9, ASM1337386v2, whole genome shotgun sequence genome and includes:
- the LOC105839668 gene encoding uncharacterized protein LOC105839668 isoform X3, with product MLRKVLLRLTILALLLIAFYYYQTSDGEHWFVFNFQRRNANLANFTLVSVSTTYSNNYLSSTSTLPRNKTSYYNVWCIFTKVASNSPMRRKFQIFINSLLKFASVDIAFHVISDDDSQDIAATVIKNVMISTGKFMEMINF
- the LOC105839668 gene encoding uncharacterized protein LOC105839668 isoform X2 is translated as MLRKVLLRLTILALLLIAFYYYQTSDGEHWFVFNFQRRNANLANFTLVSVSTTYSNNYLSSTSTLPRNKTSYYNVWCIFTKVASNSPMRRKFQIFINSLLKFASVDIAFHVISDDDSQDIAATVIKNVMISTGKFMEIYLIIVDENV
- the LOC105839668 gene encoding uncharacterized protein LOC105839668 isoform X1; translation: MLRKVLLRLTILALLLIAFYYYQTSDGEHWFVFNFQRRNANLANFTLVSVSTTYSNNYLSSTSTLPRNKTSYYNVWCIFTKVASNSPMRRKFQIFINSLLKFASVDIAFHVISDDDSQDIAATVIKNVMISTGKFMETSFRIVNKGKM